From the genome of Nomia melanderi isolate GNS246 chromosome 14, iyNomMela1, whole genome shotgun sequence, one region includes:
- the Crzr gene encoding corazonin receptor, with translation MTAVNELAENIAMTTLPACDNLTNFVGHSRGLDLALDSRAWHNISEFDHLLHSSQLNNSTCLEHAPQLTRGTVFKVIVLSIMGILSFLANIATIYSVARNHRRQHSWSAIYTLILHLAVADLLVTVFCIGGEAMWSYAVAWIWGNVACKIFKFLQVFSLYLSTFVLVLIGTDRFIAIRYPMKGLNTSHRCSKLIIVIWILSFILAAPQVIVFHVAKGPFIEEFLQCVTHGFYTKPWQEKLYVSLSLVFMFILPLIILVTTYVSTVITIAQNEKSFKPGVNSNSEYHMHEDLNRKKLMHRAKAKSLRLSIVIVAAFIIWWTPYYVMMIIFMFLDPDEHLSNDLRGGIFFFGMSNSLVNPLIYGAFHLWPKKKRQNSYHRDISTTQRRITPTINNDSNYRRGSRESRVPILAKNISDTTI, from the exons ATGACAGCCGTTAACGAATTGGCAGAGAACATAGCAATGACCACTCTACCAGCCTGTGACAATCTGACCAACTTCGTCGGTCATTCCCGTGGTCTCGATCTCGCCTTGGATTCTCGGGCATGGCATAACATCAGCGAATTCGATCATCTACTTCATTCCAGTCAGCTAAATAACTCGACGTGCTTGGAACACGCGCCACAATTAACAAGAGGAACCGTGTTCAAGGTTATCGTTCTATCAATCATGGGAATCCTCAGTTTCCTGGCGAACATAGCAACGATCTACTCGGTCGCAAGAAATCACCGCCGCCAGCATAGCTGGTCCGCAATTTACACACTGATATTACATCTGGCTGTAGCTGATCTGTTGGTCACTGTGTTCTGTATAGGCGGAGAAGCAATGTGGAGCTACGCGGTAGCCTGGATCTGGGGAAACGTTGCgtgtaaaattttcaaattcttgcAAGTCTTCAGCCTGTACCTAAGCACGTTCGTACTAGTGCTGATCGGCACAGACCGCTTCATTGCCATAAGATATCCCATGAAAGGACTGAACACGTCTCACAGATGCTCCAAGCTAATTATCGTGATCTGGATATTATCTTTCATCCTAGCAGCCCCTCAG GTTATTGTATTCCATGTAGCCAAGGGTCCATTTATTGAAGAATTCTTACAATGCGTAACCCATGGTTTCTATACAAAACCCTGGCAAGAAAAACTTTATGTATCTCTTAGTTTAGTTTTCATGTTCATTCTTCCTTTAATTATTCTTGTAACAACCTATGTTTCTACAGTGATTACAATCGCCC aaaacgAAAAAAGTTTTAAACCAGGAGTGAATAGCAATAGTGAGTACCATATGCACGAAGatttaaacagaaaaaaattgatGCATCGAGCAAAAGCAAAGTCATTAAGACTGAGTATCGTGATTGTAGCTGCCTTTATCATTTGGTGGACTCCTTACTATGTCATGATGATCATTTTTATGTTCCTCGATCCCGACGAACAT CTCAGTAATGATTTACGAGGTGGAATCTTCTTCTTTGGTATGAGCAACAGTCTAGTAAATCCATTAATATATGGCGCGTTTCATCTTTGGCCTAAAAAGAAACGCCAGAATTCCTATCACAG
- the LOC143175290 gene encoding uncharacterized protein LOC143175290, with amino-acid sequence MVSDSGKTLALVVSTIKNLCETKGSTTREILRYISSVYNISTQVARRQLQTALKRGVACGILKKNGGHYIVPISGGANSGEIASQEISLLDFCRRKRSRKSACKCKKREKRRRSRRSKRKESCKCKRKRSRRSRKRRSRRGSMCRPRRKRKCRCGGLGSKRDRNRMKRAVAEQMSENTANDESFELPIKVNNDRPSDCGSVSTVSTTVEEN; translated from the exons ATGGTGAGTGACTCGGGTAAAACTCTTGCGCTGGTGGTCTCAACGATTAAAAATCTTTGTGAAACAAAAGGCTCCACGACACGAGAAATCTTACGATATATTTCATCTGTGTACAACATTTCAACCCAAGTTGCACGTCGACAA TTGCAAACAGCGTTAAAACGAGGCGTGGCATGCGGTATTTTGAAGAAGAATGGCGGCCATTACATTGTGCCGATTAGCGGAGGCGCGAACAGCGGAGAAATTGCTTCACAGGAGATCAGTTTGCTGGACTTCTGCCGTAGGAAACGTTCGCGAAAATCAGCTTGCAAGTGTAAGAAACGGGAGAAACGGCGGCGATCGCGGCGAAGCAAGCGAAAGGAAAGTTGCAAATGCAAGAGGAAAAGATCAAGAAGAAGCAGAAAAAGGAGAAGCCGAAGAGGAAGCATGTGTAGACCGCGTAGGAAAAGGAAATGTCGATGTGGTGGTCTAGGGAGTAAACGTGATCGGAATCGAATGAAAAGGGCTGTAGCAGAGCAAATGTCCGAAAACACGGCAAATGATGAATCCTTCGAACTACCGATTAAGGTCAACAATGACAGACCCAGCGACTGCGGTTCTGTGTCAACTGTTTCTACAACGGTAGAAGAAAACTAA